Proteins encoded by one window of Haloarcula pelagica:
- a CDS encoding ABC transporter ATP-binding protein codes for MTLELTRLAKSYGSFDFGPVDLTVGQEVLALLGPSGSGKTTLLSLITGITSPDTGSISLDGRALSGVPLEARRVGMVFQDGALFPHMTARENVAYAGADGDRIRELAALLELDGVLDRTPDTLSGGERQRVALARTLAADPDALLLDEPLSSLDAPIRRRLREELHGLFDSLSIPVVYVTHDQRTATALGDRLAILRDGGLEQVGPPPSVLDRPANRFVARFTGNENRFDGHVTERTDDGALVQVGEKTLRTAVVDPPADAVTVCLHPSRVTLHTPGAAPDPEAAGKADGFGTANVLTGTVTRWLNEGTSYRVAVECGPLTVTATVHPPVFDRLSIDTGETVRVSLPRESIHLLGAGEAP; via the coding sequence ATGACACTGGAACTCACACGGCTCGCGAAGTCCTACGGCAGCTTCGACTTCGGCCCGGTCGATCTGACGGTCGGGCAGGAGGTCCTCGCGCTGCTTGGCCCCTCCGGGAGCGGGAAGACGACGCTGCTCTCGTTGATCACCGGGATCACGAGCCCCGATACGGGCTCGATCAGCCTCGACGGCCGGGCGCTGTCGGGGGTCCCACTGGAGGCGCGACGGGTCGGGATGGTGTTCCAGGACGGGGCGCTGTTCCCGCACATGACGGCTCGCGAGAACGTCGCGTACGCGGGGGCCGACGGCGACCGTATCCGCGAACTGGCGGCCCTGCTCGAACTCGACGGCGTCCTGGATCGCACCCCCGACACCCTCTCCGGCGGGGAACGCCAGCGGGTCGCGCTCGCGCGGACGCTGGCGGCCGACCCGGACGCCCTGTTGCTGGACGAACCGCTGTCGAGCCTCGACGCACCGATCCGGCGCCGTCTCCGGGAGGAACTCCACGGGCTGTTCGACTCGCTTTCGATCCCGGTCGTCTACGTCACCCACGACCAGCGGACGGCGACGGCCCTGGGGGACCGACTCGCCATCCTCCGGGACGGCGGCCTCGAACAGGTCGGGCCGCCGCCGAGCGTGCTGGACCGACCGGCCAACCGGTTCGTCGCCCGCTTTACCGGGAACGAGAACCGCTTCGACGGCCACGTGACCGAGCGGACCGACGATGGGGCACTCGTTCAGGTCGGCGAGAAGACGCTCCGGACCGCCGTCGTCGACCCGCCTGCGGACGCCGTCACCGTCTGTCTCCACCCGTCGCGGGTGACACTCCACACTCCCGGCGCGGCCCCCGACCCCGAGGCGGCCGGCAAGGCCGACGGCTTCGGCACAGCGAACGTCCTCACCGGCACGGTCACGCGTTGGTTGAACGAGGGGACGAGCTACCGGGTCGCGGTCGAGTGCGGACCACTCACCGTCACGGCGACCGTCCACCCGCCCGTCTTCGACCGGCTCTCGATCGACACCGGGGAGACGGTTCGCGTGTCGCTCCCCCGGGAGTCGATCCACCTGCTCGGAGCCGGCGAGGCACCGTGA
- a CDS encoding nucleoside hydrolase: MSTPLLIDADPGCDDAVALALATTHPALDLQAITTTHGNSTVANTTRNARALAALFDVEAVPIAQGATDPLLVPRSTAEHIHGPDGIRGDLPDASETPATVETHAAQFIVDQARAHDGDLSLVALGPLTNVALAAAIEPALPELLDEFVVMGGTVSAHGNVTPLAEANFHSDPHAARKVIAECEPTVVGLDATLKATLRPAWIDALDRDTDRGRLLAEWLTYYDDEALARYDLDAAPIHDAAAVAHLLDGGLLETTDCHMEVGTDSALDRGALACDLHGVSDEAPNGTVALDLDVEGFRRLLTDTLEDWLADAPS, encoded by the coding sequence GTGTCGACTCCGCTCCTGATCGATGCCGACCCGGGCTGTGACGACGCCGTCGCGCTCGCGCTCGCCACGACCCATCCGGCCCTCGATCTCCAGGCCATCACGACGACCCACGGGAACAGCACGGTGGCAAACACCACGCGAAACGCCCGTGCGCTCGCTGCGCTGTTCGATGTCGAAGCGGTGCCGATCGCGCAGGGGGCGACCGACCCGTTGCTCGTGCCGCGGTCGACCGCCGAGCACATCCACGGCCCGGACGGGATTCGCGGCGACCTCCCCGACGCGTCCGAGACGCCGGCCACGGTCGAGACACACGCCGCGCAGTTCATCGTCGACCAGGCCCGAGCACACGACGGCGACCTCTCGCTGGTCGCGCTCGGACCGCTGACCAACGTCGCCCTCGCGGCGGCCATCGAACCCGCCCTCCCGGAGTTGCTCGACGAGTTCGTCGTCATGGGCGGGACGGTCTCGGCCCACGGGAACGTGACGCCGCTCGCGGAGGCGAACTTTCACTCGGACCCACACGCCGCCCGCAAGGTGATCGCGGAGTGTGAGCCGACCGTGGTCGGCCTGGACGCCACCCTCAAGGCGACGCTCCGGCCGGCGTGGATCGACGCGCTCGACCGCGACACCGACCGCGGCCGACTGCTCGCCGAGTGGCTGACCTACTACGACGACGAGGCGCTCGCTCGCTACGACCTCGACGCCGCGCCGATCCACGACGCCGCGGCCGTGGCCCACCTGCTCGACGGGGGGCTGCTGGAGACGACCGACTGCCACATGGAAGTCGGCACGGACTCCGCGCTCGACCGAGGCGCGCTGGCCTGTGATCTCCACGGCGTGTCCGACGAGGCGCCGAACGGCACCGTCGCGCTCGACCTCGATGTCGAGGGGTTCCGGCGCCTCCTCACCGACACGCTCGAAGACTGGCTCGCCGACGCGCCGTCCTGA
- a CDS encoding TRAM domain-containing protein codes for MVEIPERLTSLFSGTVEERNGRFVIEVPEDEIEVDAIEAGRTYRIGVLPHPSGEPAESTPDPDTAELAEIDREPGPPSPPVDEGEVRTVTIESIGDQGDGIAKVERGYVVIVPETEPGQEPTVEVERVKQNVAFASVVDAE; via the coding sequence ATGGTCGAGATTCCCGAACGACTCACGTCGCTGTTCAGCGGAACTGTCGAGGAACGGAACGGTCGGTTCGTCATCGAAGTCCCCGAAGACGAGATCGAAGTCGACGCGATCGAGGCCGGCCGGACGTATCGAATCGGCGTTCTCCCCCATCCCAGCGGCGAACCGGCGGAGTCCACTCCCGATCCGGACACGGCCGAACTGGCGGAGATCGACCGCGAACCCGGACCACCGTCCCCGCCCGTCGACGAGGGCGAAGTCCGGACGGTGACGATCGAGTCTATCGGCGATCAGGGCGACGGTATCGCGAAGGTCGAACGCGGCTACGTCGTCATCGTTCCGGAGACGGAACCCGGTCAGGAACCGACCGTCGAGGTCGAACGCGTGAAACAGAACGTCGCGTTCGCGTCCGTCGTCGACGCCGAGTGA
- a CDS encoding DUF1059 domain-containing protein — protein sequence MAHQYSCSACEFQVRSENDDELIELVQHHAQEYHDMSPSAGDIRDGMKTV from the coding sequence ATGGCTCACCAGTACTCCTGCTCAGCGTGCGAGTTTCAGGTCCGATCGGAGAACGACGACGAACTCATCGAGCTCGTCCAGCACCACGCACAGGAATATCACGATATGTCGCCCTCCGCTGGCGACATCCGCGACGGGATGAAGACGGTATAG
- a CDS encoding IclR family transcriptional regulator produces MSEPSSQPGSGRRVQAVQISCDILEALRENDGAGVSELADQLGRSKATIHSHLATLADNEFVVKQGDTYEISLRFVDIGEYAKNQVDIYEVAKEEVDRLAEETGEVAQFMVEEHGRGVYLHKARGENAIQTASYTGNRKDLHCTALGKAILSQLSTERIDEIIDRHGLPARTKNTVSSRAELFETLDRIREEGVAFDDEEILQGLRCIAAPIEHPTGDICGAISISGPTSRFKGDRFHEELPEIVQGAANVIEVNATQV; encoded by the coding sequence ATGAGCGAGCCATCGAGCCAGCCCGGGTCCGGCCGACGCGTCCAGGCAGTCCAGATCTCCTGTGACATCCTCGAAGCCCTCCGTGAGAACGACGGGGCAGGAGTCTCCGAACTCGCCGACCAGTTGGGGCGGTCGAAAGCCACGATCCACAGTCACCTCGCGACGCTGGCGGACAACGAGTTCGTCGTGAAACAGGGCGACACATACGAGATCAGCCTGCGGTTCGTCGACATCGGCGAGTACGCGAAAAACCAGGTCGACATCTACGAGGTGGCAAAGGAGGAAGTCGACCGACTCGCCGAGGAGACCGGCGAGGTCGCGCAGTTCATGGTCGAAGAGCACGGGCGCGGCGTCTACCTCCACAAGGCGCGCGGCGAGAACGCGATCCAGACGGCCTCCTACACCGGGAACCGGAAAGACCTCCACTGCACGGCACTGGGGAAGGCGATCCTCTCGCAACTCTCGACCGAGCGCATCGACGAGATCATCGATCGACACGGGCTGCCAGCGCGGACCAAAAACACCGTCTCCAGCCGGGCGGAACTGTTCGAGACCCTCGATCGAATCCGTGAGGAGGGGGTCGCTTTCGACGACGAGGAGATCCTCCAGGGACTCCGGTGTATCGCCGCCCCGATCGAACACCCGACCGGCGACATCTGCGGCGCAATCAGTATCTCGGGGCCGACGAGCCGGTTCAAGGGCGACCGGTTCCACGAGGAACTCCCGGAGATCGTCCAGGGTGCGGCCAACGTGATCGAAGTGAACGCGACGCAGGTCTGA
- a CDS encoding ABC transporter ATP-binding protein — MGRLQLNDLTKVFESGGNDIVAVNELNIDIQDGEFLVLVGPSGCGKSTTLRCIAGLERTTSGQILLDDRDITHRKPKERNMAMVFQNYALYPHMSVRKNIGYGLKITTDLGKDEINERVERTAELLEIEELLAKEPGDLSGGQQQRVALGRAIIREPEVFLMDEPLSNLDAKLRTTMRTEIQQLQQDMDITTIYVTHDQTEAMTMGDRIAILDEGELQQIGEPLECYHRPVNQFVAGFIGSPSMNFLSVRQDGDRLEHEQFTYEISPDTQDALVDASQNLTLGIRPEHIQLAAGDATNAVETTVQVVEPMGEVTYAYFEIGDQNYTASIDGERRIEAGDEVNVVFPEEKIHIFDGRSGEAVKNSELDETLDAVQA, encoded by the coding sequence ATGGGACGCCTACAACTGAACGATCTGACGAAAGTATTCGAATCGGGCGGCAACGACATCGTCGCGGTGAACGAACTGAACATCGACATCCAGGACGGGGAGTTCCTGGTCCTGGTCGGGCCGTCGGGCTGTGGGAAGTCGACGACGCTGCGCTGTATCGCCGGCCTGGAACGGACGACATCCGGCCAGATCCTGCTGGACGACCGGGACATCACACACCGCAAGCCCAAAGAGCGCAACATGGCGATGGTGTTCCAGAACTACGCGCTGTATCCCCACATGTCCGTCCGGAAGAACATCGGCTACGGGCTGAAGATCACGACCGACCTCGGCAAAGACGAGATCAACGAACGCGTCGAACGGACGGCGGAACTGCTGGAGATCGAGGAACTGCTGGCGAAAGAGCCGGGCGACCTCTCCGGCGGCCAGCAACAGCGGGTCGCGCTCGGCCGCGCGATCATCCGCGAACCCGAAGTGTTCCTGATGGACGAGCCGCTCAGTAATCTGGACGCGAAGCTGCGGACCACCATGCGCACGGAGATCCAGCAACTCCAGCAGGACATGGACATCACGACGATCTACGTCACCCACGACCAGACCGAGGCGATGACGATGGGCGACCGCATCGCTATCCTCGACGAGGGGGAACTCCAGCAGATCGGCGAGCCCCTGGAGTGTTATCACCGCCCGGTCAACCAGTTCGTCGCGGGCTTCATCGGCTCGCCGTCGATGAACTTCCTGTCGGTCCGTCAGGACGGCGACCGGCTGGAACACGAGCAGTTCACCTACGAGATCTCGCCCGACACGCAGGACGCGCTCGTCGACGCCAGCCAGAACCTGACGCTGGGTATCCGCCCGGAGCACATCCAACTGGCGGCCGGCGATGCGACCAACGCCGTCGAAACGACGGTTCAGGTCGTCGAACCCATGGGTGAGGTGACCTACGCGTACTTCGAGATCGGGGACCAGAACTACACCGCGAGCATCGACGGCGAACGCCGGATCGAAGCCGGCGACGAGGTCAACGTCGTCTTCCCGGAAGAGAAGATCCACATCTTCGACGGCCGGAGCGGCGAGGCGGTCAAGAACAGCGAACTCGACGAGACCCTCGACGCGGTGCAGGCCTAA
- the yicI gene encoding alpha-xylosidase, producing the protein MTSERITVAAVADYEVDGQRVRFDCEIDAPETVTDRTVPVTLTVYDPRTFRFELLANPETHTDSEYPPLDTAAVETDVALDVAEAEGRLTVDTGALSITVGLDEWSFSVADADTGETVFEEQRADPDVFGRQRVDALGFSQEEINHNPRKVTETGTSFRLSPDEKLYGAGEQFVEFDRRGRELDLWHQEPLGTETERAYKNIPFHLSTNGYGLLLDTTARVHYDFGKTSTASGTMSVADDDFAFVFFYGPDFREILQRYTAVTGRPSRPPKWSFGTWMSRLGYESREELADVAERLREEEIPSDVLHLDPFWMRANKSTDLEWDTEQFPDPEGMIDELREDDFRLSLWEHPHVPVGTEAFEEGVREDYFVTDGTGDAYVMDNTCQGDYRGALVDFTDPDAVEWWKAKHHRLLEQGVAVFKTDYGEYVPEDAVFENGQSGKTMHNLYPYLYNEAVYEAVGEVNGPEEAVVWGRSAWTGSQAFPMHWGGDPQTSWNGMSAALRGGLSASLSGIAFWSHDIGGFRGTPDDDVYTRWAQFGLLSSNSRCHGTTPREPWEFGEEALDIFREYARLRYRLLPYLYTYAEVAARTGLPVVRPLVLEYQDDPTVHRMDTQYLLGEDLLVAPVFEASGTRSVYLPDGEWRDYWTGERYPGGQTVEVEVGLDEMPVFVRAGSVIPEREPTQSIQPGTPAELELDATPTDGHAAGRFYDADADALAEVTVAIEDDTLSIELGDCSADRVTLTVRDVAPESVVVDGDALTETGDDPDAGAWADTEVGVTVVV; encoded by the coding sequence ATGACCAGCGAACGCATTACCGTCGCCGCCGTGGCCGACTACGAGGTCGACGGACAGCGGGTCCGGTTCGACTGCGAGATCGACGCCCCGGAGACGGTGACCGACCGCACCGTCCCGGTGACACTGACCGTCTACGACCCGCGGACCTTCCGCTTCGAACTGCTCGCGAACCCCGAGACCCACACCGACAGCGAGTACCCGCCCCTCGACACCGCGGCCGTCGAGACCGACGTGGCCCTCGATGTCGCCGAGGCCGAGGGGCGACTCACCGTCGACACCGGCGCTCTCTCGATCACGGTCGGGCTGGACGAGTGGTCCTTCTCCGTGGCCGACGCCGACACCGGTGAGACGGTCTTCGAAGAACAGCGGGCCGACCCCGACGTGTTCGGCCGCCAGCGCGTCGACGCCCTGGGCTTCTCCCAGGAGGAGATCAACCACAACCCCCGAAAGGTGACCGAGACCGGTACTTCCTTCCGGCTCTCGCCGGACGAGAAGCTCTACGGCGCCGGCGAGCAGTTCGTCGAGTTCGACCGCCGGGGCCGGGAACTGGACCTCTGGCACCAGGAACCCCTCGGGACCGAGACCGAGCGGGCCTACAAGAACATCCCCTTCCACCTCTCGACGAACGGCTACGGGCTCTTGCTCGATACGACCGCCCGGGTCCACTACGACTTCGGGAAGACATCGACCGCGTCGGGCACGATGTCGGTTGCCGACGACGACTTCGCGTTCGTCTTCTTCTATGGCCCCGACTTCCGGGAGATACTCCAGCGCTACACCGCCGTCACGGGCCGACCCTCCCGGCCGCCCAAGTGGTCTTTCGGCACCTGGATGTCCCGTCTGGGCTACGAGTCCCGCGAAGAACTGGCAGACGTGGCAGAGCGTCTCCGCGAGGAGGAGATTCCCAGCGACGTGCTCCACCTCGACCCGTTCTGGATGCGGGCGAACAAGTCGACCGACCTGGAGTGGGACACCGAGCAGTTCCCCGACCCAGAGGGGATGATCGACGAACTGCGCGAGGACGACTTCCGGCTCTCGCTGTGGGAACACCCTCACGTCCCCGTCGGGACCGAAGCCTTCGAGGAGGGGGTCCGTGAGGACTATTTCGTCACCGACGGCACCGGCGACGCCTACGTGATGGACAACACCTGCCAGGGCGACTACCGCGGGGCGCTCGTGGACTTCACCGACCCCGACGCCGTCGAGTGGTGGAAGGCGAAACACCACCGCCTGCTGGAACAGGGCGTCGCCGTCTTCAAGACCGACTACGGCGAGTACGTCCCCGAGGACGCCGTCTTCGAGAACGGCCAGAGCGGGAAGACGATGCACAACCTCTACCCGTACCTCTACAACGAGGCGGTCTACGAGGCCGTCGGCGAGGTCAACGGCCCCGAGGAGGCCGTCGTCTGGGGCCGCTCGGCCTGGACCGGCAGCCAGGCGTTCCCGATGCACTGGGGCGGGGACCCACAGACCTCCTGGAACGGGATGAGCGCGGCCCTGCGCGGTGGCCTCTCGGCCTCCCTGTCGGGCATCGCCTTCTGGAGCCACGACATCGGCGGCTTCCGGGGGACGCCCGACGACGACGTGTACACCCGCTGGGCACAGTTCGGCCTGCTCTCGTCGAACAGCCGCTGTCACGGGACCACGCCGCGGGAGCCCTGGGAGTTCGGCGAGGAGGCGCTCGACATCTTCCGGGAGTACGCCCGCCTGCGCTACCGGTTGCTCCCGTACCTCTACACGTACGCGGAAGTCGCCGCCCGGACCGGCCTCCCCGTCGTCCGGCCCCTCGTCCTGGAGTACCAGGACGATCCGACGGTCCACCGGATGGACACCCAGTACCTCCTGGGTGAGGACCTGCTGGTCGCGCCCGTCTTCGAGGCCAGCGGGACCCGGTCGGTGTATCTCCCCGACGGCGAGTGGCGCGATTACTGGACCGGCGAGCGCTACCCCGGCGGTCAGACCGTCGAAGTCGAGGTCGGACTCGACGAGATGCCCGTCTTCGTCCGGGCCGGCAGCGTCATCCCGGAGCGGGAACCGACCCAGTCGATCCAGCCCGGGACGCCTGCCGAGCTGGAACTGGACGCGACGCCGACCGATGGCCACGCTGCGGGGCGGTTCTACGACGCCGACGCGGACGCACTCGCGGAGGTCACGGTCGCTATCGAGGACGACACCCTCTCGATCGAACTCGGCGACTGCTCGGCCGACCGCGTGACGCTGACTGTCCGCGACGTGGCGCCCGAGAGCGTGGTCGTCGACGGCGATGCGCTGACCGAGACCGGCGACGACCCCGACGCCGGTGCGTGGGCCGATACCGAGGTCGGTGTGACGGTCGTCGTCTGA
- a CDS encoding glycoside hydrolase family 3 N-terminal domain-containing protein gives MTAPSIDDLVAEMSLDAKVAQLGTVRIGTLLEDGAFSPERARAEISHGIGRVTRVGRESGLDPTELAGVVADIQSFLRTETPHGIPAFVREESLCGYAGRRGATVPQAIGLASSWDPELAREVAAAVGEQLRAVGCQATLSPVADLGVDPRWGRIEETFGEDPALSAAFTEAVVTGLGDSGVDATLKHFVGHGRPAGGRNRARPTACLGEMCDADLLPFRAGINAGAPSVMAAYNTVGGVPCHANGELLTGLLREEWGFEGTVVSDGRGIEMLADDYGVAPDRTAAGVQAIEAGIDVELPETECFGDRLVGAVRDGQVDESTVDRAVTRHIRQKAEAGLFGAARTTAEPERADEAFETDAVRSLARRAARRSLVLLENDGLLPLSASSTVAVVGPNADAGRNLLGNYSYAGAENEAGGIDVVTPRAALRERVAGVEYAHGCGIRADPGDDIEAAVAAARDADVAVACVGGQSGIDVERDSPGTAGEALDRAELGLPGRQSELIERVAATGTPMVVVLVSGRPLAVPDVVERADATVAAWLPGQEGGAAIADVLLGTDPGGRLPVSLPRSVGQLPVHYRQDDLSRGEYVFTEGAPLFPFGHGESYAAFEYSGVGVEQEEVGTDGSLTATVSVENVADRAGSEVVQLYARHRGGRTVRPERELVGFERLDIDAGARATVDFEMPSAALAVHDREGRLVVEPGTVDLIVGRSAADTRGRASVDLRGEPARPDRRPHRAESTVRRG, from the coding sequence ATGACAGCCCCATCCATCGACGACCTCGTCGCCGAGATGTCCCTCGACGCGAAGGTCGCACAACTCGGGACCGTCCGGATCGGCACGCTGCTGGAGGACGGCGCGTTCTCGCCCGAGCGCGCCCGGGCGGAGATTTCACACGGCATCGGCCGCGTGACTCGGGTCGGGCGCGAGAGCGGCCTCGACCCCACCGAACTCGCCGGCGTCGTCGCCGACATCCAGTCGTTCCTCCGGACGGAGACGCCCCACGGGATTCCGGCGTTCGTCCGCGAGGAGAGCCTCTGTGGCTACGCTGGCCGCCGCGGGGCGACGGTCCCGCAGGCCATCGGACTGGCAAGTAGCTGGGACCCCGAACTGGCACGGGAGGTCGCGGCGGCGGTCGGTGAGCAACTGCGGGCCGTGGGCTGTCAAGCGACCCTCTCGCCCGTCGCGGACCTGGGCGTGGATCCGCGCTGGGGCAGGATCGAGGAGACGTTCGGCGAGGATCCGGCGCTTTCGGCCGCGTTCACAGAGGCCGTCGTCACGGGGCTGGGAGACAGCGGAGTCGACGCCACGCTCAAGCACTTCGTCGGCCACGGGCGGCCCGCGGGCGGGCGCAACCGTGCGCGGCCCACAGCCTGCCTCGGCGAGATGTGCGACGCCGACCTGCTCCCCTTCCGCGCCGGTATCAACGCCGGCGCGCCGTCGGTGATGGCGGCGTACAACACCGTCGGCGGGGTCCCCTGTCACGCGAACGGTGAACTGCTGACCGGGCTGCTCCGCGAGGAGTGGGGGTTCGAGGGGACCGTCGTCTCGGACGGCCGGGGCATCGAGATGCTGGCCGACGACTACGGCGTCGCTCCCGACAGGACCGCGGCCGGTGTCCAGGCCATCGAAGCCGGTATCGACGTGGAACTCCCCGAGACCGAGTGTTTCGGCGACCGCCTCGTCGGCGCAGTCCGGGACGGGCAGGTCGACGAATCGACGGTCGACCGCGCCGTGACGCGCCATATCCGTCAGAAGGCCGAAGCGGGGCTGTTCGGGGCGGCCAGGACAACCGCCGAGCCTGAACGCGCGGACGAGGCCTTCGAGACAGACGCGGTCCGCTCGCTGGCCCGGCGGGCCGCCCGTCGGTCGCTGGTCCTGCTGGAGAACGACGGCCTCCTCCCGCTGTCGGCGTCGTCGACGGTCGCCGTCGTCGGTCCCAACGCCGACGCCGGCCGGAACCTGCTGGGGAACTACTCCTACGCGGGCGCGGAGAACGAAGCCGGGGGCATCGACGTGGTGACCCCGCGGGCGGCCCTGCGCGAGCGCGTGGCCGGGGTCGAGTACGCCCACGGCTGTGGGATCAGAGCGGACCCGGGCGATGACATCGAGGCCGCAGTGGCGGCCGCCCGCGACGCCGACGTGGCGGTCGCCTGCGTCGGCGGCCAGTCGGGGATCGACGTTGAGCGGGACTCGCCGGGAACCGCCGGCGAAGCACTCGACCGGGCCGAACTGGGCCTCCCTGGCCGGCAGTCGGAACTGATCGAACGGGTCGCGGCGACGGGGACGCCGATGGTGGTCGTCCTCGTCAGCGGGCGCCCGCTCGCGGTCCCGGACGTTGTCGAACGGGCCGACGCGACGGTGGCGGCGTGGCTCCCCGGCCAAGAGGGCGGCGCGGCCATCGCGGACGTGTTGCTGGGAACCGACCCCGGCGGTCGACTCCCCGTCTCGCTCCCGCGGTCGGTGGGACAGCTTCCGGTCCACTACCGCCAGGACGACCTCTCGCGGGGCGAGTACGTCTTCACCGAGGGCGCGCCGCTGTTCCCGTTCGGCCACGGGGAGAGCTACGCCGCCTTCGAGTACAGCGGGGTCGGAGTCGAGCAGGAGGAGGTCGGGACCGACGGCTCGCTCACCGCCACCGTGAGCGTCGAGAACGTCGCCGACCGCGCCGGCAGCGAGGTCGTCCAACTGTACGCTCGCCACCGCGGCGGGCGGACGGTCCGGCCCGAGCGGGAACTGGTCGGGTTCGAGCGCCTCGACATCGACGCCGGAGCCCGGGCGACCGTCGATTTCGAGATGCCGTCTGCAGCGCTGGCCGTCCACGACCGCGAGGGCCGACTCGTCGTCGAGCCGGGGACCGTCGATCTGATTGTCGGGCGGTCGGCGGCAGACACGCGCGGCCGGGCGAGCGTGGACCTTCGAGGGGAGCCAGCGCGGCCGGATCGGCGACCGCACCGGGCCGAATCGACCGTCCGGCGTGGGTAG
- a CDS encoding mandelate racemase/muconate lactonizing enzyme family protein, which yields MTQDDQPDYRIPQGGGVPWRDMGMDETHRPPERDVEITDIKTMAIAGNFTWGIVKVETDSGVYGLGETFRAEAALDMAGRMDVDLEGENPLDTDRIRELLEQRYTGTGRIGQAAFTAIETACYDIKGKLFDVPVYELLGGKYRDEIKIYCDTHGGESLGEARDHDPKDVYTPEGYARAAREVVDEGFEALKFDLDVPTHAEYDEANRRMDNEALEHKVSLVEAVRDEIGYDIDLGMDLHWNFTTETAIRLGKKLERFDLAWLEDPVPPEKTESQKRVTEALDMPVLTGENLVKANQFNNAAREGMMDIAAPDVNKCGGLGEYVDIATVCDLYGVPIASHNISSPLGTVAGAHVSAAIPNFLCMEWHSRDVPWWNDMCNRVEGSGPILEDGYIDVPEGPGLGVELDRDICEEYLVDGYDLII from the coding sequence ATGACGCAAGACGACCAACCGGACTACCGGATTCCGCAGGGCGGCGGCGTCCCCTGGCGGGACATGGGCATGGACGAGACCCACCGTCCACCCGAGCGAGACGTTGAGATCACCGACATCAAGACCATGGCGATCGCGGGGAACTTCACCTGGGGAATCGTCAAGGTCGAGACCGACTCGGGCGTCTACGGGCTGGGCGAGACGTTCCGTGCCGAGGCCGCGCTCGACATGGCCGGCCGCATGGACGTCGACCTCGAAGGCGAGAACCCGCTCGATACGGACCGCATCCGCGAACTCCTCGAACAGCGCTACACCGGCACGGGCCGCATCGGGCAGGCCGCCTTCACCGCCATCGAGACGGCCTGTTACGACATCAAGGGCAAACTGTTCGACGTGCCCGTCTACGAACTGCTGGGCGGGAAGTACCGCGACGAGATCAAGATCTACTGTGACACCCACGGCGGGGAGTCCCTGGGCGAGGCCCGCGACCACGACCCGAAGGACGTGTACACGCCGGAGGGGTACGCCCGCGCCGCCCGCGAGGTCGTCGACGAGGGGTTCGAGGCGCTGAAGTTCGACCTGGACGTGCCGACCCACGCCGAGTACGACGAGGCCAACCGGCGCATGGACAACGAGGCCCTCGAACACAAGGTCAGCCTCGTCGAGGCGGTGCGTGACGAGATCGGCTACGACATCGATCTGGGGATGGACCTCCATTGGAACTTCACGACGGAGACGGCCATCCGCCTGGGGAAGAAACTCGAACGGTTCGACCTGGCGTGGCTGGAAGACCCCGTCCCGCCGGAGAAGACCGAGTCCCAGAAGCGCGTCACCGAGGCCCTGGACATGCCGGTCCTGACCGGCGAGAACCTCGTGAAGGCAAACCAGTTCAACAACGCCGCCCGCGAAGGGATGATGGACATCGCCGCGCCCGACGTGAACAAGTGTGGCGGCCTCGGCGAGTACGTCGACATCGCCACCGTCTGTGATCTGTACGGCGTCCCGATCGCCTCGCACAACATCTCCTCGCCGCTTGGCACCGTCGCCGGCGCCCACGTCTCGGCGGCCATCCCGAACTTCCTCTGTATGGAGTGGCACTCCCGGGACGTGCCGTGGTGGAACGACATGTGCAACCGGGTCGAGGGCTCCGGGCCGATCCTCGAAGACGGCTACATCGACGTGCCAGAAGGCCCCGGTCTTGGCGTCGAACTCGACCGGGACATCTGTGAGGAGTACCTCGTCGACGGCTACGACCTGATCATCTGA